CTCCGGCAGGATACGACTATCGGGGGATGCAATCGGTTCAGACATAAAGCACCCCCGCCTGCGCAGTCAGGCGTTCAGCACGCAGCCCGGTTTCACGGGCAAGATCGTCCAGGCCAAAGGTGTGCCAGACGCTCCGGTTACGGATCACCTGCGTGGCGCAGGGGCCGCCGCTAACCGTCCAGCATGAAGTCAGCAACATGGTGTCGTTGGGTCCAGGCTCACCCTCGAGGGTCGCGTGATAGTGACGCTGACCAATTGTTTCACTGGCCAACGTCATCGTCGGCAGTACCATCGGTTTTTCGACCGGCAGCAGTTCCACAAACACCGGCGCCCCAGGGGCAAGCCGCGGCAGCAGTATTGACCACAGCGCCTGACGCGCCTCTGTCGTCAGATGCCCCAGCACCCCGAAGGCCACGACCGCGCCCAGCCGCTCGGGTAGCTGCAGCTTGTCC
This Klebsiella michiganensis DNA region includes the following protein-coding sequences:
- a CDS encoding methyltransferase type 12, producing MEDFYSPVAEFYDLVGRAHSAGETALRERLSAFTDIDDPVLDIGAGTGRTVLAIAETVPRVDILAVEPAPAMRAVLTHCVVQRPELRQRVTIIPDTVDKLQLPERLGAVVAFGVLGHLTTEARQALWSILLPRLAPGAPVFVELLPVEKPMVLPTMTLASETIGQRHYHATLEGEPGPNDTMLLTSCWTVSGGPCATQVIRNRSVWHTFGLDDLARETGLRAERLTAQAGVLYV